In Candidatus Pacearchaeota archaeon, the genomic stretch AAAACTATTTTATTCATCAATACTGGATGTAATAATTGCTGTTTTATCCAGAATAAAGATGGGTAACTAATTTCTTTCTGAAAATGAGAAACTTTTTCAAGTAAAGCTTCATTATTTACCGTAACCATTCCGCCATAGACTGAAGATATAATCTTGTCTCTGCCAAAACTAAAGAAACTGGCGTCTCCAAAAGATCCACAGAAAGAATCTTTATATTTAGCTCCTAAAGCATGAGCACAATCTTCAATTAAATAAAGATTATTAACAACACAAATTTTTCTAATCTCATCAATATCGGCCGGATAGCCAAACGTATGTTGAATCATTACCGCCTTAGTTTTGCTAGTAATTTTTTTAATAACATCTTCAGCTGAAATATTTAAACTTTCATTAATATCAGCAAAAATAGGAGTTGCTCCAACGTAAATAATCGGATTAACCGCTGCATTACAAGTAAAGGCTTGAATAATTACTTCATCTCCGTTTCCAATTTCCATTGCTTTTAATATGGAAATTAAGGAACTTCTTCCAGAATTAAAACTAAAAGCATTCTTAAATCCAAAATAATTCCTGAACATTCTTTCTAAGTCTTTAATTTCTTTTCCTCTCTTCCATTTCCATGGTTTAAAAATCAAGCTTAAAGCTAAAGATATATCATCTTTTTCTGTATTAGGCGATAAAGAAATAGAAATAGTTTTCATTATTTTATTAATTTATCAATTAAAAGACGCGGAACTCTACTTTCTAATAAAACAACACTACCCTCATTAGCTATTGAAATTACTTTCTTTAATATTTTATCTCCATTTTGAATAAATAAAATATCTTCAGCTTTCATTCCTGACTCAATCGCTCCTTTTTTTAAATCTTTAAAGTAGTCCCTTGAGGTAATTATTGCCAAATCACAAACCTCTCCAATCTTTCTTCCTATCTTGTGATGAGCTTCTTTACCTTCATTTCCTAATTCAATTAAACACGGCATAACTAATATCTTTCTTCCATTCCAATTCTTCAAATATTCAAGATGAGAAATAATGCCATCAAAATTAGAAGAATAAGTTGCATCAATTACATCAAAATTATCAACTCTTTTAATGCTAATTCCTCCTTTAATTTCTTTAACCTTATCTGCAATTACCTCTAAATCCATACCTAATTTCTTAGCTACAGCAATTGCTGCTAAAAGATTATAAACATTGTGAATTCCGTGAATATTAGTTTTGAAAAAGTGACTTTCTTTAGTTTTAAAAACAACCCTAAATGATATTCCCTCTTTATCCTCTTTGATTTCTTCTGCCCAAACATCCTGTTTTTCAGAAATTGAATATTTAACACTACTAACTGTTGAATTAAAATTATCTTTAATTAAATCATTGTCCCAATTTAATACTGCCAATCCTTCACTTGGCAAAGAATCAATCAATTCAAATTTACCCTTAACAATGTTCTTTTGTGACCCGAAAGTAGCTAAGTGTTGATTATTAATTCCTGTTAATATTCCAATCTTCGGTTTAGCAATATTACATAATAATTTTATCCCCCCTCTATTATATGCTCCCATTTCACAAATAAATATTTCATGCTCATCATTAACATGATTTAAAATACATTGAGATATTCCTATTTCTGAATTTTCATTTTTCTCGGTTGAGACAATCTTAAAATCAACAGAAAGGATTTCTTTTAAAAATTCCTTAGTCGAACTCTTGCCGTAACTTCCTGTAATTCCAATAACTAAAAGATTTTCCAAGGCTTCTCTCTTCTTTGTTGCTTTCTTGATTATTCTATTCCTCATAAAAACAGTAGCTGGCTGGAGAAAAAGAACAGTTAGGGAAACTATTAAAGGAGTTAAAATGTCAAAAGCTAATATAGTGAGAGCGAAATAAATTAGATCAAACACCATCCATTCTGTCGGATTCATATAGTTTTGATAAAAAATTACTCCCAAGACAACCGTAATTATTCCTAATGGAATAAAAATAATGGGCAAAAGAAGAGACATTTTTGAAGTCATTTCTGGTACCTTTATCCTTCTCCTCAATAATCCAATAATAGATAAAAATCCTTCAATAATATAAAGAAGAAAAACCACTGGAATGTAAGCCATTACAAATAAAGTGATTTTACTTAAAGATTCATTAATAAAATCTGGGTACAAGTAAGTAGCCGAACTCATTACAAATAGTATTGCTAAAAAAACGAAGCACTTAAAAAATAATCCCCAGTTTCTAATTATCTTCTTTCCAGCATATGTATCAAAATGTGCCAAAAACCTACCAATATGATAATTTTTTAATTGCCAGAGATAAGACCAAAACAAAAAACTCTTAACTTCTTTGAAAAACCAAAAGAAAAGAACAATCAAACCTATTAAAACTGGCATCCAGGGCTGTATGTCCATATTATTTATTTAAAAATTTAACAATACTTTCACTAACTTCAATAGGATTTGTTTTGTAGGGATTATGTCTTGCGTCCTTTATTATTTTTAATTCAGAATCATCAATTTCTTGTTGAAAAAGAACTCCATCTTCTATTGGCGTCACTTGATCTTCTTCTCCCCAAATAATCAAGCACGGCATATCAACCTTAGGCAATAAATGAGTCAAATCTTCGCTCACAACTTTTTTAAAAATCTCCTTCATTAAAGGATTGGCACGATAATAGTCGTAAGTTCCAGATATCTTATACGCCATCTTCTCAAAAAAACCATAGACACGAGAATCTTCAGAAATAATCTTCGCCCCTATTCTTGCTAAAAACTTTGAAATCCTTTGTCTTAAATTTAATCTTTCTTCTCTAACTATTGCCGCATCACAAAATATTAACTTTAAGGGTTTAATATTTTTTTCTGTAGCTATCTTCAGGGCAATACCACCACCAAAAGAATGCCCAAGGAGATAAAAATAAGAAAGATCTAGTTTTTTAATAAAAGCAATAATAATATCAGCGTACTCTCCTACTCCCCAAACAGTTTTAGGCATTTCTGTTTTTCCAAAACCTGGCAAGTCAGGAATAATCAATCTAAATCCTTTTCCCGCCATTTCATCAATTATCCTCATCCAAGAGACAGAAGATGCTCCCCAGCCATGAAGAATCAAAAACGGCTTACCCTCACCAGCAGTTTTGTAATACAAGTCAATACCATTAATATTGATTTTATTTTCCTTTAATTCAAATAGTTCCATTGACTATTTTCTTTTAATTTCTTTAAACCCTAAATACTTATGTAAAACCTTAGGAATCTTAATGCTACCATCTTTCTGTTGATTGTTTTCTAATAAAGACATTAAAATTCTAGGAGTAGCAATCCCTGTATTATTTAATGAGTAAGCGTATTTAGTCTCTCCGTCCTTAGTTTTGTATTTAATTCCTAATCTTCTTGTTTGAAAATCAAAAAAGTATGAAGAAGAATGAGTTTCTCTGTATTTTTTCTGCGAAGGAACCCAAGCCTCAATATCATATTTTTTAACTTGTCCTAATCCTAAATCAGCAGCACAATTTCTAACTACGTGATAAGGAATATTTAATCCCTGTAAAATTTCTTCGGCATTCTTAGTAATCTCTTCATGTAATTTTACTGATTCTTCTTTATCATTCTTACACAAAACAACCTGTTCTATCTTCATAAACTCATGAACCCTAAATATTCCTTGAGTATCTTTTCCATAACTACCAACTTCTGTTCTAAAACAGGGAGAAAAACCCATATACTTAATCGGCAAATCTTCTTCTTTTAATGTTTCATTAGAATGATAACTCATCATTGCTACCTCCGAAGTCCCAGCTAAATAATTTCCATCGTGAGTTTTGTAAACTTCATCCTTTGATTGCGGCAAATATCCAGTTCCAGTCATGGCCGCTTCGCTAACTAAAGAAGGAGCTCCCACTGGAATAAATCCTTTCTTAATTAAAATTTCTGTCGCATACTGCCAAATAGCCATACAGATAAGAAAAGCTTCTCTTTTCAAGAAATAACCTCTAAAACCAACTACTTTAGCTCCCCTGTCAAAATCAACCAAATCTAAATCTTTAGCTATCTGAACATGATCCTTAATAGGAAATTTAAATTCTGGAATCTTGCCCCATTTTCTAATTTCAACGTTATCAGCATCAGAATCACCATCAGAAACTGATTCGTCAGGAATATTAGGAACAAGCAACATCAATCTTTCAAATTCTTCATTAACTTTTTTAAATTCATCTTCTTCGTTATCAGAATTCCTATCTAATTCTCTCATTTGAGCAATCACTGCTTCTCTATCTTCTTTAGTTTTAGCTTCTTGTATTCTTTTATTCGCTTGATTCTTCATGGCGCTCTTATTCTCAATCGCAATAATTAATTCTCTTCTTTTGGCATCAACTGATAAAAGATTATCAACGTCAAAATTAACCTTCTTTTTTCGACAAGCTTCTTTAACTTTGTCTGGATTTTCTCTAATAAATTTAATATCTAACATATATTCAAATCTCTATTATTTTATATACATAATATCAATTTAGGAGAAAAAAAGCAATAAAAAAAGAGGGACTAACTTTGTTCAAGTAATAGAACCTCTACAAGAGAAATGGCTTCTTTTTTGTCTTCTGGTGAAGTCTCATTAAGAGCTCTCAACAACTGTTGAAACATATCTCCTGTCGCACCTTCAACCATACACATAATAATCACCTCCTGTACTAGCTATATTATATTTAAAAAATAATATAATGTCAAAAAACAAAAAAGTTAACTTTTATTAGTTAACTCTGACCAGTGCTCTTTTGGTTTCACCCTTTTAGAGCCCTGTTTACATAGTGGGCATTCTTCTTGCGGAACAGCCCAGACTTCTTTCTCAATAAGAGAAATAATTTCAATTTTCTCTCCATCGAAGAAATATTCAACAGGCAGTTTTGCCGGACGATGAACAATTGTTCCGACAAAAGGACAGAACTTAACTGGATTTTTATTTCCAGCAATGATAGTTCTCCTTACTGCTTCGGTCGTTTTGAAGGTTGTGATAAGATCTTCAATCTGTAGGACATATGCGTCCTCAGGGATAGAAAATCTTCCTGTCCAGACCATTTCTCCCTTTGGTCCCTTCTCAGTGTATACATGACTAGCTCCAAGATGCAAAGCCACCATATAAGAAGGAATGATTCCGGCGTAGGCCGAACCCACAACCACAATATCTTCTCCTCCAATCCTAGGTAAGATTTTCCTCATGAGATTGTAAGCCAATCCCTCCATTGCGATAGGATTTGAAGCAATCCGGGAAACGTTGAAATATGCATTGCTGCATAACCCGCTTGTTAGAACTGCATGTGGATTTTCAGGATTACCATCATGAATCCATCCAGCATTTAGTCTTTTGACAATATTATTTATCTGATCTTTCGACAATTTGGTCTCATGTCTAAACATCGTAATCACTCCCCTCAATCATGTGAAGGACTAATAATGTATTAACAAAGAAACAATAAGATGTCAAAACCCGGGTTTCCCCGGGCTTATTTTATTCTTTGTCTTTCATTAATGGAAAGAGTATTACCTCTCGCAATGATCCTGAATCGGTCAGCATCGAGACAATCCTATCTATTCCCATTCCAAATCCTGCTGCGGGAGGCATTCCATACTCTAAGGCCTCAATAAACTCTTCGTCTGATCTTTGAGCTTCTTCGAATCCACCTTTAAATAATTTCTCTTGTCCTCGCAATACATCTCCTTGATCTAATGAATCATTTTGTTCAGAAAAAGCATTGATAACTTCTGCTCCAGCGACCACTAATTGAAAATTAGCTAATTTTTCTTTATCTAATTCCTTAGCTAAGGGCTGGAATCCTTTTGGATGATGAATAACAAAAGTTGGTTGAATTATATTTGGTCGACAGTATTTCTTGTAAATCTCATCAGCAATATTTGGCTTATCAGCTCCTTCAGGAACATCAATTCCCATTTCTATAGCTTTCTTTAATAAAGCTTTTTCATTTAATTCCTCATATTTAATTCCAGTATGCTTTTCTAATAAAGCAAAAAATTCTATTCTTTCAAACGGTCCTTTAAAATTCAAAACATTATCACCATATTTAACCTCTGTTGTTCCCAAAACTTTAGTTAAGATAACATCAAGCATTCTTTCGGTCATCTTCATTAATTGTTTATAATCAGCATAAGCCCAGTAGAATTCAATCATGGTAAAATCAGGATTGTGGAATTTATCTACTCCTTCATTTCTAAAACATTTTCCTATTTCATATATCTTTTCAAATCCTCCAACTAACAATCTCTTCAAGTATAATTCTGGAGATATTCTTAAAAATACATCTACATCCATCGCATTCAAATGAGTTTTAAAAGGCTTAGCTCTGGCTCCGCCGTATAACGATTGAAGAATTGGTGTTTCTACTTCAAAAAATCCATCATCATTTAAGAAATTCCTTAATTCTTTAATAAAATTGGAACGAATGATAAACTTCTGTTTTACCTCCGGAGAAAACATCAAATCAAGATATCTTTTTCTATACCTTTCTTCAATGTCTTTTAAACCATGCCATTTTTCTGGTAATGGTCTTAAAGACTTACAAATCATCTTGTAATCAGTTATCTGAATTGTTTTCTCTCCCCTCTTGGTCTCGAACAAAACTCCATGAGCTTCGATAAAATCACCCATATCAAAACTATCTAAAAATGATTGATAATTATCTTCACCCATTTTGTCTTTAGCTAACAGCCCTTGAATTTTTCCTGTCCCATCTTCAAAATCAATAAAAGTCAAAGCACCATGAGTCCTAATCGTCCTTACTCTTCCAACTAAAATAACCTCTTCTTCTTTTTGTGATAAAGATGCAAAATCATCTAAAACCTTCTTGATTTCATGAGTTCTTTTGACTTCAATAGGATAAGCATTGATTCCGCTCTTTTGAAGCTTGTTTAATTTTTCAATCCTATTTTGTCTTATTTCGTCTGAAGTAGACATATTTTTATTCTATTTTTAGTATTTTGTATTTAAGAGATCCTTTAGGAGTTTTAATCTCCACTTCGGCTCCTTTAGGTTTGTTTAATAAAGCTTGCCCTAAAGGTGACTTGAAAGAAATTCTGTTTTCCATTGGATTAGCTTCTTCCTCTCCAACAACATGATATCTTTCTTCGTCTTCGCCTTGTTTAATTGTAACATATGAACCGATTTGAACCCAGCCCGTATTCTCATTATCTTGAATTACTTTAGCCGAGCTAATCAATCTTTCTAAATCAAGAATCTTTCCTTCAATAGCCGCTTGATTATCTTTAGCTTCATCATAGGCTGCATTCTCAGATAAATCACCAAAAGAAATAGCTTCTTTCAATTGTTCAGCTACCTCAATTCTACCTTCTTTTTTAAGGTATTCAAGTTCTTTCTTTAATTTATCTAAACCTTCTTGTGTTAAATATTTACCATCCATATATGTATTGTTCCACGATTCCATTTATAGTCAAAAGACAAAAACCGAACAGCGGATATTATTTATTTAATTTAGAAAAAAGGCCTAATCGCCTAGATCAATCCTTTTGGAACTAGTATAGCATATATATTTGAGAAAGCAATAGTTATTTTAGAAATAAAAAGAGGAGATTTTTGTTGACGAAGTTTCTCCTTTAACTCCGAAACCCTATCTCATCCACTCCTTCCATGTGTGCTCTTCTTCTTTTTCTAAAAACTGTTCGCACGGTTGCCTTTTATTTCTTGCCTCAGAAACATAAAAGCATCCTTTACCATCATCTTTCCGCTGACAAGACCAGCAGGCAATTGCTGGCTCAAGAGGATCTCCACAGAGCGACTTGTGGCAAGATGGACAAGTCCAGCAGTGGAATTCCTTACTCCATACCGGATTTAATATCCACTGGTGACAACTCCGGCAATAAGCAAGAGGAGACAGCGCAACCTCTTCTGGAATTGGAAATTGAGGCCTCCCCGTGTCCTTTTCAAAAGGACAGACAGCCGGAAAAATCCAAAACTCTACCCAGCATCCTCCGCCATTAGAGGTTGCCTCAGCAAGAGAGATCCCCCCTGCTTCTTGGCAGAGATATTCTTGCTGGTTCATCCGGTTTGAACCAAACCCTTTCCAATTCCTGCTTCCACCCCCTTCATAAAGAGAGGCGATCCAGCCTTTACCTGAAAGAATCCTGTATAAGATCCTCCCATTTTTAGTGGACTCTTTTTTGAATCCACCACATTCAATTTTCCGAATCCCCCCGTAAGCGAATCCTCGACTGATTTCTGAAGGGAAAAGAAATGAGATACCCTTTTTAAGGGCAAATAACCTTTTCCCGTTTTCCAATTCGTATTCTTTCATGATAACTTCTCCATACTATTGCCCTGTTTCAGGCAACAAACTAGAGACACAAATCTCCAGATTGTTGTCTGAAACTTTAAACTAAATTTTCAAACAACATCCTCCTGCCTCTCTCGGCTCCAATCTCTCCCTTGGATACCGAGAGGATAGCAAGGAGGTTTCTGGAAACGAAGCGGGTTAAACTTCCTTTCCAGCCGATCTCCTTACTAGAAGACGGCAAACGATATTAAACTCAGGTAATAATCTCTCTCACATTTATACACTCTCCTGTATAAATGACGATGATAACGTTTTCACCAAAAGTTAATATCGGACAGGCAGTAATTGGTGTTTTACTGCTTTAGGACCTCGGCCTGTCACCATAACAGACGTCGTTCCCATATTCTTTAACAAAGAACTATTCTTCTCGAAACTCTTCCGAGAAGATTTCTAAAGACCTTTAGTCTTCAGCATATCTTCCCGCAAAAAAAACGGCTGAGAAATCTCTTCAAAGGATAGACTCAAGATAGAATCCTTCCTTAAAAGAGATCTCCCAGCCGTTCGAATAAACAACTAGTATCTATTGCTTCATACAGAATTACAGGCAGACCTCAACCTGATTCTTTCTTCCTTTCGGAATAGAAGCAACGGGTCCTTTATTTAACTTCGCGGACGAGCGAAAAACTAACATCTGATTTAATGAACTCACTTACAAAATAACTATATACTACTATCTTATTTTTGTCAACCCCTTAATTATTCACACCTACTTTCGTCCTTTTGGACTCATCGGTTCAGACACACATCTGAAGAATAGAAAGGAGATTTTTAATGTTTAATAATACATTTTAACGAAGCTCTCCTAATAACTCCGAACTCCTTATCAAGAGAGGACCGATCCCTCTTGATATTTCCATGGAAGACGTTCGTCTTCCGATGGGACGTGCCGAGACGAAGGAGGCTTGTGATAATTCTCCGTCTTTTCCGTCCGGCTGAGTCTATAGACTCGCACCAGAGGGAGACCGTCCACAAACCCCTGCTCTTGGGAATAGGGAGACTGCGAAAAAGTAATCTCACAGTCCGGCGGGAACATTTCCCGCACATGAAGCATTACCCACTCATTCTGTCCCGGTGGCTCAACATCATCCCACCCTTCTGGACAGGGTGGAATATAATACGAAGGAAATGATTCCTCCGTTAATGGGGTTCCTTTTTTTATCTCCTCAAGTGCTTCTCGAGGAGTGAGAACTACTTCATCCTTCCGGTACACTGGAAAAGGACGAAGCTCCCAGCCCAGTTTAATGGTCCGATAACTCGGACCCGACGATGATCTACGATACATGGAAATATCCTTGCTTGTTTCCAAGCAACAATCTAGAGATATAAATCTACAGATTGTTACTTGGAATATTTTAAAAAAAATTCTATTAACCAGCAGAGAACCGTAAAGCAATTAGCGAGGGGTTTGAATGTATTATATTCTGGAGAGAGATTAGAATATATCCAATACCTCTCCTGCTTTACGGATCGCTACTGATTATTTCTCAATTCTGAATTCACTTTATTAAAAATGAACTCGGAAAAAAGAAGGAGATTTTAGATGCTTATCTTACATCCTTTCGAAGCACTCCTAAGCTCCAAACCAACCTTAGTAGGGACACTTGTCCCCACTTTCCCTCAGACAGATAATTCCATTACCTATCTGCGGACCCCAAGTGGAAGAGTCGCCGATTATTTCGGCAAACCCTCCACACTTGAGACATTTATCGGGGATTAGTCCCCGATAATCCTCATTCTCTTCGCTCATTTACTTTCCTCCCTCTTTTAAATTAACTACTCCCTTGTTTGAATTCACCTTAATAAGATGAACTCAATAAGAGAAAGGAGATTTTGAATGTTTTATCTATCACATTCTAACGAAGCTCTCCTTGATAACTCCGAACCGATACCTGTAGGGTTCAAACCCTTACGAACCCTGCGTGGCGGAAGACCGTCACTTTTTTAATTGAGCCGTCTTTTTGTGGCTCATCCATGCTCTCCCTTTTGGAGAAAGCATAGACCGGACGAGCACCCGCCCGCCGGATAGCATTCTCAAGGGACGCCATAAAAAATGGCGCACCCCCGATCATTACCTCTTGCCCAGGAATTATACTCCCCTGAGCAAGAATGAGGAGGTCTACAACCCCTTGGGCTGCATCCTCCAACTCCTTCGGCGAGGGTATCTCGTCGAAGGTGATCATCCTCTGTACTTTCTTCCGGATATCATCCGAAAGATCCCAGACACCAACTGCCTTTTGTTCGGCAGTTGCAACGTGCTGGGTTGCATTAATGACAATGCCTCCCATAAATACACAACCTCTCTCTTTTAAAAGGCAAGAGTCGCCTATTGCTATGAAACACTTGATTGGTTCCAAGCAACAATCTAGAGATATAAGTCTACAGATTGTTGCCTAGAATATTTTAAAATGAACTACTTTCCCTACTCTTAATAGTATAGTAAGGACATTCCTAGAAACGAAGTGGGTTAGGCCTCTTTTCCAGTCGATCTCCTTACTAGAAGAACGATAAACGATTTTTTAACCTTAGGCCATAACTCTCTCCGAGCTTTCTTGTCGCCTAAAATTAATATATCGGACAGGCAAACAGTTGGTTGCTGTTGCTTTAGGACCTCGGCCTATCACCATAACAGACGTCGCTCCTTTGATTTTAATATAATGTGCTATTCTCCTTTCTTGCGAAAGAAGGTAATGGAGACGAGTCTTGTATTATTTTAGCTCATTTCCATAACTTTCCTTCGTAATCTCTTTTAAAATAGGAGAGGAGATTTAGAGTCTTAACGAACCATGTTAAGACGCTATTACGGAGATCTCCTCAACTCCGATCTTCCTAATTTGGAAGAAAGTGGGAAAGATGAGCTTTGTATTATTTTTGCTCATCTTCACAACTTTCTTTCAAAAGAAAAAGGGGTAACAAATGTTGTGATACTGCATGAAAAGAGTACCGCAACACTTATTACCCCTCAACGGAATTAAAAGTATTTATTGGCAATGCCTCTCTCCTTGCATTGACGTGACTTATTTAATTTTTAATAACTTCATCCTAACAACTATACTATACAACACTATTCATTTTCTGTCAAGGCCTAGTTATCCACACCCTGTTTAAAATAAGGAGTGCCTGTTTTAAAAAATATCATTGTTCCAATAAATGTCTTGCAACACCTTGGAGCAACAAATCCCTATAATCTGCTTTGCAGAATCTACAGGCACCCATATAACGATACTGTTTGGTCTATTTTCAGTTCCTTCTTTCAGGAAAAAATCAGCAAATCCCCTCTTGTGAAGATTCAAGGAGAGTGTCCTTAAAAACTCTCCATCCTTAATTAATTCCTTTTCTACTTCTACAAGAGGAAAGAAGTTGATTCCTTCCTTTTCAATCCTTTCTTTGCTTTCAATTTTCATTTCAAACCTCGATCGTAATTGCTTTTAATTTCATAATTCTCAACTTCCCTACTATTATCGGCCCCCAATCTCTCCATTGGAGACCGAGAATAATAGGGAAATTAAAACGTATGAATTAAGCTTTTTTATTAAAGAACTATCCTTCTTGAAATTGTTTAATTTTCCAAGAAGATTTCTAAAGATTTTATAATCTTCAGCATATCTTCCCGCAAAAAAACGGCTAGGATATCTCTTGAAAGTTATAGCTCTAGATAGAACTTTTCCTTAAAAGAGATCTCCCAGCCGTTCAAATAAACAACTAGTATCTGCTATTTCTTACGGAACACAGGCAGACCTCAACCTGATTCCTTATTCCTTTCGGAATAGAAATAACGGGTCCATTATTTAACCTCGCGGACATACGAAACTAACACT encodes the following:
- a CDS encoding DegT/DnrJ/EryC1/StrS family aminotransferase: MKTISISLSPNTEKDDISLALSLIFKPWKWKRGKEIKDLERMFRNYFGFKNAFSFNSGRSSLISILKAMEIGNGDEVIIQAFTCNAAVNPIIYVGATPIFADINESLNISAEDVIKKITSKTKAVMIQHTFGYPADIDEIRKICVVNNLYLIEDCAHALGAKYKDSFCGSFGDASFFSFGRDKIISSVYGGMVTVNNEALLEKVSHFQKEISYPSLFWIKQQLLHPVLMNKIVLPLYNSKIGRGFLAALLNLNILSKAVTSKENQGKLPSYFPERMPNALAILAINQFKKLDRFNEHRREIAQVYNSLLVNKKEFKVVFKKDKDKEAIFLKYPILNVNPLKVAREARKKGIYLNDGWFGSVVVPPLTSLNDVCYIVGSCPQAEEIAKRIVCLPTHINISRDDARRVFDCL
- the murF gene encoding UDP-N-acetylmuramoyl-tripeptide--D-alanyl-D-alanine ligase; the encoded protein is MDIQPWMPVLIGLIVLFFWFFKEVKSFLFWSYLWQLKNYHIGRFLAHFDTYAGKKIIRNWGLFFKCFVFLAILFVMSSATYLYPDFINESLSKITLFVMAYIPVVFLLYIIEGFLSIIGLLRRRIKVPEMTSKMSLLLPIIFIPLGIITVVLGVIFYQNYMNPTEWMVFDLIYFALTILAFDILTPLIVSLTVLFLQPATVFMRNRIIKKATKKREALENLLVIGITGSYGKSSTKEFLKEILSVDFKIVSTEKNENSEIGISQCILNHVNDEHEIFICEMGAYNRGGIKLLCNIAKPKIGILTGINNQHLATFGSQKNIVKGKFELIDSLPSEGLAVLNWDNDLIKDNFNSTVSSVKYSISEKQDVWAEEIKEDKEGISFRVVFKTKESHFFKTNIHGIHNVYNLLAAIAVAKKLGMDLEVIADKVKEIKGGISIKRVDNFDVIDATYSSNFDGIISHLEYLKNWNGRKILVMPCLIELGNEGKEAHHKIGRKIGEVCDLAIITSRDYFKDLKKGAIESGMKAEDILFIQNGDKILKKVISIANEGSVVLLESRVPRLLIDKLIK
- a CDS encoding alpha/beta hydrolase, with the translated sequence MELFELKENKININGIDLYYKTAGEGKPFLILHGWGASSVSWMRIIDEMAGKGFRLIIPDLPGFGKTEMPKTVWGVGEYADIIIAFIKKLDLSYFYLLGHSFGGGIALKIATEKNIKPLKLIFCDAAIVREERLNLRQRISKFLARIGAKIISEDSRVYGFFEKMAYKISGTYDYYRANPLMKEIFKKVVSEDLTHLLPKVDMPCLIIWGEEDQVTPIEDGVLFQQEIDDSELKIIKDARHNPYKTNPIEVSESIVKFLNK
- the serS gene encoding serine--tRNA ligase, translated to MLDIKFIRENPDKVKEACRKKKVNFDVDNLLSVDAKRRELIIAIENKSAMKNQANKRIQEAKTKEDREAVIAQMRELDRNSDNEEDEFKKVNEEFERLMLLVPNIPDESVSDGDSDADNVEIRKWGKIPEFKFPIKDHVQIAKDLDLVDFDRGAKVVGFRGYFLKREAFLICMAIWQYATEILIKKGFIPVGAPSLVSEAAMTGTGYLPQSKDEVYKTHDGNYLAGTSEVAMMSYHSNETLKEEDLPIKYMGFSPCFRTEVGSYGKDTQGIFRVHEFMKIEQVVLCKNDKEESVKLHEEITKNAEEILQGLNIPYHVVRNCAADLGLGQVKKYDIEAWVPSQKKYRETHSSSYFFDFQTRRLGIKYKTKDGETKYAYSLNNTGIATPRILMSLLENNQQKDGSIKIPKVLHKYLGFKEIKRK
- the lysS gene encoding lysine--tRNA ligase — protein: MSTSDEIRQNRIEKLNKLQKSGINAYPIEVKRTHEIKKVLDDFASLSQKEEEVILVGRVRTIRTHGALTFIDFEDGTGKIQGLLAKDKMGEDNYQSFLDSFDMGDFIEAHGVLFETKRGEKTIQITDYKMICKSLRPLPEKWHGLKDIEERYRKRYLDLMFSPEVKQKFIIRSNFIKELRNFLNDDGFFEVETPILQSLYGGARAKPFKTHLNAMDVDVFLRISPELYLKRLLVGGFEKIYEIGKCFRNEGVDKFHNPDFTMIEFYWAYADYKQLMKMTERMLDVILTKVLGTTEVKYGDNVLNFKGPFERIEFFALLEKHTGIKYEELNEKALLKKAIEMGIDVPEGADKPNIADEIYKKYCRPNIIQPTFVIHHPKGFQPLAKELDKEKLANFQLVVAGAEVINAFSEQNDSLDQGDVLRGQEKLFKGGFEEAQRSDEEFIEALEYGMPPAAGFGMGIDRIVSMLTDSGSLREVILFPLMKDKE
- the greA gene encoding transcription elongation factor GreA, coding for MESWNNTYMDGKYLTQEGLDKLKKELEYLKKEGRIEVAEQLKEAISFGDLSENAAYDEAKDNQAAIEGKILDLERLISSAKVIQDNENTGWVQIGSYVTIKQGEDEERYHVVGEEEANPMENRISFKSPLGQALLNKPKGAEVEIKTPKGSLKYKILKIE